A window of Geotrypetes seraphini chromosome 16, aGeoSer1.1, whole genome shotgun sequence genomic DNA:
CAAGATAAATTTGTCTACGGTTAGGTTTGCTGAAGTCCGTTCCTTGACTTAAAATAATGGTAGTACCCCCAAACTTTGGGATGAAAGCAACATATGTATTTCCCACCCCCGCAACGCTCATACACCCCAAAGAAATTACTTTAAGAGGGCTCTGAAGGGGAATACGATTCTTTATTTACAGGTTTCATATCTGTACATGAGAAGATGATCACGATCCTAAGAGATAAGACTGTGAGGAAAACAAAGACCGGACAAgtaaaaaacagaaaacaaaaaaaaaaaagtgcacagattattttaacaaaaataaaaacgcccccttcccctcccagtAAGAAAACATGCTGCTTCCAGCGCTATGTACAGGTTTCATAAACTCTGAATTTACAGCAGCACCTGTTTCAACAGGCAGCCTCAAGTTATATTACACTATAAAACAAAACCACCCTAAACTCCTTTCTTAAATAAATTACGTAAAAGCAGGGGATGCAGCCTTCCAAGGTGGTgggggaacaaaaaaaaaaaaacaacacaaaaacctCAAACAAAACACAACCAACACCACACAAAAATTCTCCACTGCTCCCATCACATTCGTCTCGATCCATGCCATGGCAGGGGGCTGTGGTGTCCTCTTTCGTATGGGCAGCAATTCTTGCTACAGTCACCATGTGACATACATGAGAAGCAGGCAAACAAACGAAGCCACAGACGGCTGGGCCCCCCACTTAGATAAAATgcttaacaacaaaaaaaaaaaaacaacttcgtAGAAGCCCTAAAAACAGGAATGTATCTTCCATAGACTGGGTGAAGGTCAAGGCGAGCTCGAGACCCAGGACCCAGAAACAAAAAATTGTTCCTTTCAGTTCCAGCATACCAGCCGATGAAAGAAAGAGAGTCACAGCAAGCTCCCACCACTGCCGTCCCTCTCAAGCAGTCTCGCACCTGTCAGACATAATCCCTAGGGTAGAACCAACTCTCTCGCAAGGTGTCAGCACAAAGGACCGTGCAATGGTTTTGGCTCGCCCGTGTGTGTAAACAGAtcccaaaaacaaagaaaaacagcacACTGCCCTTCGGCAATACTGTTCATTTAAGTAACATTCCCAGGGAAGGTCCCACATTAGCCCatgtcagaaaaagccttaaggAAAGCCTGGAATAGGATGTTTCTTCTGGAGAAGGAACTAGAAACTGTACTAGTCTTGTAATGCGTGTACTATCCTGTTCCAGACCCAGCAGCTTCTGCAGGCCTCATTATCTGGGATTCAAGCCTCTAGAACACAGAAATTCTTGACGCAAAAACAACCCCCTCTCTGTTACGCCATCTCAGTAGTGTCCAAAGTCTTTCCTTGTGCTTCCGGTGGGAAGGCATCAGCAAGCCTGTGCTTTTCTACAACAGAGAAGCGTAGCCACTATGTTCACTCCCTGGGAGAGGCATCATATACAGTGCCCGTTGCTCAGTCTCGCTAATACTGCTTTCTTCGTGCCTTCTGGCTAACTCGTGCAGGCCTTCCTGCAGGGCGGACAAAGTCTCAGTCTGGTCCATGCATGGCCTGATCCCGCAGAGCCAAATCTGAACCCTCTTCTGCCCCACCCCACACTGATAACCTCCGTTGCAAGTCCTGCTTTAACCCGAATCAGAGTCACTGGTGTCAGAGCTGCTGGAAGTGGAGCTGCTGGTGGTGTCCGAGGAGGAACTGCTGCTGGCGCTGAGCCGGGACACCGTTACTTGCTGAGTTGTCTCAGTCTTCTCATGAACTGCAAAGACAGGAGGAAAGTGTGTCACGTTCTGTTGTTTCTGGAGCCTCACAGAACTAGAAAACTCATCCCATGCTATCACCACtgattaattaaaaataataattattctaAACACATTATCTGGCCTCTGTCGATTTATGTTACAGTCACAAACTATCATACAATTCCCTCATGTCTACCCCTGCAGACTTGCTACTCTTCACAGACCCAGCAATGTAATCAAAGATACAAGTCTATGTCCCACTTCTTCAGAGCACAGATGCATTTCCTTtgttaaacagattttatgtaaTCCAGAGTCATCTTGGGAATAACCACTAGAGGGCACTCCTTTGCAGGCCACCAACAGAAACCTCAAGCCAAGGCCTCCAAACACACACACAGCCCCATGAAGGCACCTGGTTTCTCTATACATGAGCTGTGAGAAGCCCTTTAGCTTAGGGCAAGGGGACTCTCTATCCCCAAGATCAGAATGCAGGTGATTATCTTGGCTTATGTAAGCATGTCCTTGTATGAAGGAGAGTGGGAAACGCTTACCTTTCTTTGGTGGCTTCTTGGCAGAGTTAAGCTGACCGCTGACATCCTGCAGCCGCTTCTCCAgctctcttctcttctccagtgCCAGCTCTTCCTTCGTTTTCCCCACTGGCTTCTTCAGAACTAAACAGCAAAAACAAGAGTGTGAGTTACCACAGCCGTCTTACTGGCATGTCAAGACTAGAAGGACCAAGGACCCAGCTGTTCTCGTTGCAAAGGGAAAGAGTGCAGTGACAAGAGGCAGCTATTAATGGTGAAGCAGTAGGTGTAGAAaaggcagataaggacagagctcaTGGATAcaaatctgtccctgtgtcattctaccAGGCTATCAACTAagatctggggagggggggggaaggttctTTTGGAGGTGAGCAGAGCTCTTGTTCACTAGAGTCCATCTGCATAAGGATATAGGCTGTTAGGAATCCTATCCCTTACCCCATCAGTAAAGAAAACACAACACCTCCTCTTCTGCATAGATCTACAGTGAATGATGGTCCCAGCCCCATATCCCATCTGTACATTTACTATCACTGCACTATAAAATGTTCCATTTTTTTCCCTTGCCTCTTGGACCATATAATGCATATTAGTGTCAGCCCTAAAGGGAAGAACCATTCTTTATAAAGGCCCAAGAGTGAGTGATAGCGCTGACTCTAGCTCTGTAACTCACTATATGGCTTGCGTGGTTTCTTCCGCAGACAAGACATGACATAGTGCTCCAGCTCCCGCAGTGTAGATGGTTTGAGCGTCTCAAAGTCTATCTCAATCTCCTCTGGGTTGGAGTCTCTTAGCGATGGCTCTCGCGATTGAATGATGTGGACCACTCTCCCTAGTTTCTCCCCTGGCAGCTTATTGATGTCCAAACTCAGTTGCCGCTTTTCATCGTACGTCATGGGCTTGCTGTCCTCCTCTTCCTCAGAGTCATACAGCGGCGGAGGAGGCAGAGATGGGGGCAACAGCTTGGAGGATTTCTTTGAGCTtctagagagaagaaaaaaaaaatgtcactgCACAAGAACAAGGCCAGCTTTTCTCCCATATtcaattctctcccccccccccacccaaacagAATACACTTCCTCATTTATAGAGGAGGAGTGGCAGTGTTACCGCTTCTAGCCATAACTCCCCTCCCAGCCTGGTACTGATCCTCATTCTGCCCCCTTTTCAGAGATAAAAAGGGGGGTCATAGTGCTGCTGGTAAAAGCTTAAGTGAAGTTGCCCCTGAGATAAGCGTTCTCCATAAAACAGCAGGATTCCAAGGTTCCATCCAAGGTTCCATCTGATGACATCAGCAGTAATGTGACTACGTGGCTTCTGCATCACCCACAACATGCACTCTCAGGCAGTAGCCCCTGCTCTGTCTCTTATtacaaaaacaccatcaaacgtctaagaatagtacaaaatgcggttgtccgcctcattttcggcctcaaaaaatatgaccacgttagcccctactacactaaactccactggctgccggtggaggcaagaatcatctttattttttttaaattttaaatcatctttaaattcgcttgcctctgcttcaaaaccttagctgactcttcaccaatttacctatctgagcaccttgaaattgctggcccctctcgtactcgaaatacctgcctgttctcctttccttccctgaagggctgcctttacaaaaaaattcctcgaccgatctctagcattccaagcgggcaaatggaacaaatgcctctctactctcatctccaattcccccccccctatcaaacattcaggaaattaatcaaaacctacctttttgacaaattcctctgatctaccctccctcctcctttgaCCTCGACTCACCCCCACTCTTTACCTCCGTATGTAACACTGCCAtttgtaacaccgctgtatgtaacttataGCGAATGTAACTACTCTGAATATACaacctagctgtaaaaataacttcaccgtaaagttatcttctaaaatgtaaatgtaacatgactgaaaatgtatagtctattatgtaaatgtaacattaacgaaattgtaacttcgctgttaatgtacagtctcttcatctgttaaccgcattgaacttccatggtaatgcggtatacaagaataaagttattattattattattaggagcTAAAGAAGATAAACGGTGCTGCTTGTGGGATTAACTGTGTTCAGCTCCCCCATTAGTGACCCCGCCCTTTACTAGAAGCTTGAGGCACCAAAAAGTACCGCAGCTGGCGAGTTTAAATCCCCCCCTCGGCTTTCCTACTCCTATCGCCATACGTGTAAACCCCTCTGTTCCTTACTTGGAGCTGGAAAAGGTGGCGCTGCTGCTGGTGAGATTACTAGATGATTTTTTTGAGGACTTCTTTCCCTGTGTCTGGCTCGATTTGGACAATCTCTCCTCCTCGTCCCCTCCTTTCCCCTTGCGCTTctcacttttctttttcttctttttctctttcttctcctttttcttctttggtttagAGGTGGGACCCTGCGAGAGAGCAGCCAGTTGCTCGTGGACCGCTCGTAactgaaaggaaggagagagcgaCACAAAGGTAGACAATGACAAGGTGTCAAAATTTCTTCActattcccgtccccgcagataacttcGGGaacccatccccatgtcattctttaaggagagagaaaagaatcagagtatgaatgggcctagccactgaccctcaagccttgcattgaagaatgctggtggagaaggacttaggctgagatagacactgaagaatgacacgagacggtttcccgcagttatccgcgggtacagggatgaattttgttaccatgtcattctctacacaatGAAAGCGGGAGAAAGAGCAGAAAGATACCAAGAAGTGCCAGAGCTCTTGTTTGCAGAGAACGCAGTTGCAGATACCTGCTCCTGAAGCTCAGCCAGGCGGTTTGCGCGTTCCTCCTCAGAGTCGGAGCTCTCACTGTCTGAAGAGCCCTCGCTGCTGCTCTCACTCAGAGACTCAGATGAGGATTTGGAGAGGAGAGTGGGTAAGGAATTGGGGATCGAGGAAAGCAGACACTGCTCCAGAGGTTCATCAGGCATCTTGGCATAACGAAACTCAAAGACATCCTGGGAAagggataaaaaaagaaaaagcgatCACTTAAAATGCTCTTTTCCAAAGAGGCTGACAGTACCTCCAATCCCTCGTACCACTACAAGGCAGCTTTGTTCTCACCTGCAGTTTTCTAGCCATGGCCACCACGTCATGGTCCGGTGGGTTGTATTTGTAACAGTTGGAAAACATTAGCCTGACATCGCCCGCAAACTCTTGGGCATCACGGTACTCTCGATTCTCCATCTTCTTCTAAAGAGAGGATAAAATAGTGCATCATTAGCAATAAAgccataaatataaatataatcaaCACCATACACAGTACCCTGTTCCATTAAAGGGATTATTACAAGGGCTAAGTCTAAAGCAAGATTAGTAGACCCATAATCCTACCCAACGTCAAACAAAGCATAATGGCGTTCCTATAGATTTATCACTGGTGGTGAATATTGTAGACCCTCTGTTTActgtaagccaggggtgtccaacctgtggcccgagacacgcatgcggccccgtgaagtattttgtgcggccccggtcgagggcgatgcagtgttttcctctgtttaCCATCtttccggctccctcctgtgtcttgctgcagcgtttgtgcagccacagaaacatttttttccggCCAAAgcagcccagtgaagccaaaaggttggacacccctgctgtaagcaaTAGAGCGATAAGATGATTCACCTGCAATTCTATCCAATGCCAAACAATTACAAGACACAGAATGGAAAAAGGAAGACAAGAGACCATTTGGCCCTACCTTAGTGGTAGAAAAGTCAGTGAACTAATTGACAATGCAGTGAGCTGTAAGATCCGAGGCAGCAAGGTTTGACCAGATGGAGATTATTTGTCACAATCAGATCGAGGGTATGTGCCAAATCTAGTTTATTTATATGTTCTGTTTGGGAGGTAGCTAAACAGCAAGATACTGAAAAGCGCTACAGGAAAACTAAGCTATTTGCATGAGCCTGACCTTAGCAGTTGATGTTTTGCAATTTAACTTGAATATTCTTAAACAGGTGGCGGGCTGGATTAGAAAACGCTTGAATGACAAGAAGATTGTGTTAAATGGAAAGCACTAAGGAAAGAAGGACAATTTGCCTCTGCCTGGTTTTGCAGACCTGCAGCAGAGTGGATAAGGCTGAGGGATGAGACACAACTAGAAGTGGTTGAATGCTTAGAGCAGCCAAAATTCGACAAGAGACACTGCAGTATTATGCATTTGGGTCAGTGCTTACCAAGCTTATTAGGCTATGATGATCTCCTGATCCTGCCAAGAACCGTCAGTGACAACCTTATGTATGTCCGGAAAGAGTCGTGACCTCATTGGGGGTTTCCGACTCAGTTTGGGAAGCAGCGATTTAGATGCTTATTTTGCGTTTCCATATATAAAGTATAAGCTGCATGTGGCGACAAGTTATGCACGCATTTTATAAAACAAATGCACGCGAGGCAA
This region includes:
- the BRD2 gene encoding bromodomain-containing protein 2 isoform X3, with protein sequence MVPGLLHVPSTNPLPPEVVNPKKPGRSSNQLQYIHKVVVKSLWKHQFSWPFRQAVDAVKLGLPVKNSYGTDYHKIIKQPMDLGTIKRRLELNYYWSATECIQDFNTMFTNCYIYNKPTDDIVLMAQSLEKMFLQKVAQMPQEEMDIPSPGPKSKHSKSRKNAGGIGGVTTAHQVPAISSLSQTTFYPNSSPELPNSILSISHASVLSSPVMKPMPPTQPMLQVAVTAAQPVTKKKGVKRKADTTTPTTTAIIATSGGSSPIISLMSKPAKIPVRRESGRPIKPPRKDLPDSQQHQTSKKGKLSEQLKYCNGILKELVSKKHAAYAWPFYKPVDASALGLHDYHEIIKHPMDLSTIKKKMENREYRDAQEFAGDVRLMFSNCYKYNPPDHDVVAMARKLQDVFEFRYAKMPDEPLEQCLLSSIPNSLPTLLSKSSSESLSESSSEGSSDSESSDSEEERANRLAELQEQLRAVHEQLAALSQGPTSKPKKKKEKKEKKKKKKSEKRKGKGGDEEERLSKSSQTQGKKSSKKSSSNLTSSSATFSSSKSSKKSSKLLPPSLPPPPLYDSEEEEDSKPMTYDEKRQLSLDINKLPGEKLGRVVHIIQSREPSLRDSNPEEIEIDFETLKPSTLRELEHYVMSCLRKKPRKPYILKKPVGKTKEELALEKRRELEKRLQDVSGQLNSAKKPPKKVHEKTETTQQVTVSRLSASSSSSSDTTSSSTSSSSDTSDSDSG